Genomic DNA from Osmia lignaria lignaria isolate PbOS001 chromosome 6, iyOsmLign1, whole genome shotgun sequence:
CTAAAACTGAAAACTAGGACTTAAAATCAAAGGCCAGAAGTGGGattccataaattatttaaagtgaACAAATCCTCATCCTAAAATTTCTTATTTGACCTTTAATACTTTATTTAGAATTAAATCgtcaaattaaataaaagtaataGTCCAGAAACCagattttgagatatttaaaaaaattatatagtcCTATTCCATATTAAATACAAAAACACTGTTCTTGGTtccaaaaaatatttctacacattttatatatttaattttgaaattttttgaagCTTACTAATTTTGAACTTAAGTCCACTCTAAGAATTCCCATATAGACTCTAAGCTAAGCATTCCTAGACAAATACCTTTGAGCAATGGCACATATAAGTGAACGGAAGAGGGCAAAAACGCAAGGATCACGGCTACAAGTTTCAGGGTTTGTTTCTGGGAACGTGGAACGATTCTCGAAGCACGTTCGAGCGTACACATCGTAGCAGGAAACGTCAAGCACAGTCGGTCTTTCAGTGACAGAACGATTTGCAGCTTCCCTTGGCCGTCCATAACGCAGTAAATCTGGCGTACAGTGGAAATGGAGCGGCAGTGGGCGGACATGGTTGCCGTATAAAAGCTAACAGAGGCATCAGGCGTCATGGAACTATTTTCCTTAATCCTTGGATCGTTAATCACGCGCTGGATCACGGCGAGACGGACACGAAACGAGATCCTGTCCGAACGCGACGTTTCGAGCACACGCTGGACAAACCCGGCGTAAATTAAAAGTCTCGCCGTttgtttcttctcttctctatagtttttttctttttttttttttttgttcccaCCCCTTCCTTCACTACGCACCTCTACGTGTGTATTTCTCTTCGTCTGCTTGTTCGTTTTGTTTGCTTGTGTGAAACTCGTTGACATTCGTTGGACATGTTcgcttaataattttttttttttcttttctttgttttaaatcAACTTAATTTCGCCTGCATTCGTCGTTTAAAACTTACACTTTTAATCGACAAGACTATATAAGTAATTATAGACTAACCTGACCTATCGCAGCATCTGACAGGCTTGAGTGAATCCTCTTcatcctttcttcttttcttgcgCTACCACCATCACGAggaagtttctatttttttttaattagtctTTCTTTGGCACCGTTTATCTTCCTTGAGCGGTtctcctcttttcttctttattatttttttttttcttcattttggcCAGCAGACTGCGAATCAACCTTAATTTCATAGTTAGCACCTTCGTTATTCGAATTCGTTTCACGAACGCGGGTACACAGAGCAGCAAGTGCATCGCGAATTATTAGCTAAGGACTAAACGTTTCTGACGGACATCGGGTAGCTGGACTCCTAAGGGTTTAGTCTCGTTTCGATGTCACGTTTGCTGTTTCTCGTTTCGGGAGATATTCTTCTTTGGTTATTTGTATCGTTCGTTTCTGGCGGAAGTGAGCAATCTAACGTAACGTGGCGCGTTCCCGGAAGCTACGGTTCCGGTGAACTTTGAGGATTTATGCGGGTGATGGGTCAACTCGGACTCGACACGAAACCATGGACGATTGGAAACCTTTGGCCCTTTGTACTCCATAGGATAATTGCActaagaatttaatttaattttctgtttcatattattataatcttctacattttacactgttcccttaaaaattattcttccattatatgaaatcttttcatttaaaaattatatatttaacttgaCTCTGAGGTCTgacttattatattttatactactGAATAACTGAGCTGACAAAGAATTctctattaatataaatttaaaggccaaatgaaaatgatataaatttataaaatatttagtaaaaaaaaatgttccttaatatttatattataaattaataattttgcaattaatagAAGATGCGAAAAACAAATGTTAAAATGATAACTACCATAGTATCATTTAatcattattaatagaaaaatgaaaataaattttgttacaaattaatattatattaaaatactaAACTGAAAATTGAAAGATTGTTTCCTTTACGTCTATCCTCACCAAATCGAGTACAAAGGGCAAAAAACAATGTTTCCAATAATTCTCACTCTCGGTTTCAACTTTGAGCAACGATCAAGAAATCACAGCGAGACCAACGtttgtatacaaaaataaaacgtAGAATAATCTTTGATTCACTCAACTTTCGCAATTCGGCGACGATCACAAAACATTTCGTTGAgtaaattattcatttgtttGTGATCGAACGGTGTCATCGTTCCTCGTAGATTTAGATCGCTATCTAAttaattgatcgatcgatcaccAGGGCGACGAAAAATCGACGCAAGCTATGCGGTAACTTTCACGAAAGTAAACTTGAGACTTGGCACTGGGACGGCACGTTTGCAATAGTTGCTGTAAATCTCATCGCTTATCTTTATTTAATGTCTATTTTAAAAGACGGAATAACGCGTCGAATGTTAATCATCGATCCTGGGGATCAATCTCTATATTCTTCGTTAGAAaacaattaaccctttctctaTAACAAAATCAAGGAATTCTattaaaacataaaataaaagaaaaaaagtaattatttgCTGTTTTccacaaaaaatataaaattttgaaaaactaaCAAAACGACAATAATTCATTATATGTATCTATTACATGTCTCAATTCATCACTTTATTACTTTTTGAAACGACTATAATTACCTTTAGTATTTAAACACCAATCACTATAGTCACCGTTAAATAGGGAAAGGGTTAACAGTCGACGAATAATTAAACCACGACGAGAGCCGTTCGCTCGCGAACACTGACCAGAGGGCCGGAAGTTGTTGACCAAGCTCTATCACGATCAACGTGTAACGTCTAACGAGAAACAGCCTAATACTTGAAACGACTAATGGACATTGGATTTCTCGAAAAAGAAAACGGACCTTCCTTAGGAGACCAGTACCGAAGAGAATGAGCCGGCACTCTCGTTTTGCGCTCGCGCATTTACTTGGACAGTGCATCGTTATCGATGTATCTATGTATAAGATGCGTACACGTATCAGggacatacatatacatatataatatatacacatGTAGATAGCAGAATGGACAGTGGCTAAGAAGAGGTTGGAAGGACTGTATGGACCGTGCAACAAGACGCTAGTTCATggctctttaaccctttcgctacgatcATCCCTTCAGGAGAGTGTGCTCGTATAATTTTCCTATTAAATTATCTAACTCGATGAAATAATTTCGTTTCCACCTCGAactgttatattattttcaaatgcaaatgttggacgattattattattcagagcgaaagggttaacgacgAGCCTTAGTTCGTTCTACGTGACGGACACACGATTGGAACGAGAAATACGCTTTATTGCTAGGTCGCGTTTAAAAAGGATATACGAGGGGTTCGAAGGCACCGGCAACGCTTCCCGGAAGGAACCTATCCTTCGTTCGATGCCAACGTTCAACACGTCGTTAGAACGCTTGGGAGAAGGTCTTTTTGACACGAAATTAGGGTTCTCAGACGTTTCTTACTATTGAGTTTTTCACTGGTGAAAATAGCACAACTCTATTTATGCAAATAAGTTGGGTAACTGGGGGTGTTCATATTGTACACCTTCTGGCAAAGATTTCCTGCTGGAATAATAGAAACtgatttataatttcataattcgAAATCAAGATAGTAATTACCATTTGGTAATCGTTGGTCAGTTCACAGAATACtaaataattttgcataaatttgGGATAAATTAggcatttaaatattaattaattaacacattgattgcCATAGGAGAACCACCTATGCCTAATTTGGCACACGATAATATAGATTAATAAAGATAGTAATACTGCAGCTTGTTATTTTGAATTGCTAGCGTAATTTTAATAGTATtcagaattttttaatcatcTTCCATGGCAATCAAggtgttaatttaaaattcgacTAAGACATTCTTCCCAAGCGGCGAGACTGCATGGCATATAGAAAACTGATCGTTATCGCGTGCACTATATAAAAATCGCATCGAGTACACTGACAGCTATTAACGATATGCACCGTATATCTACGGCGCACTAAGACGAAGAAGACAACAAAATGGAGCCGTCACCGGCGACTTTCGTCCATCGCGTCGTTGCGTTCTTTGGTATCGAGTCCTTATCACAACTTAGTCTCACTAATGTAGAAATCTTCTTTTCTTTAGTATAGTTTCTCTTCGTTCATCGTTTTACGAGTGTGTCAGGAGTGTTTTCGTGGGAACAGACGAGTGAGACTCTCTTCGAGGTCCGCCGACAGGCATCGTCGTCGACGATTACttcgtttccctttttctccgTAATTGACTCGTCTTCTTGGTGGGCCAATAGCTGGATGGATACGCGGTTCTCCCCTTTCCAGCTTCCCTTTCGAACGTTCTTCCTCTCTTTATGTATTCTCATCTCATTCTTGCACGAGAGGAAAGAACTCGCAGGAAATTGAAAGTTCAACAAACTCGGAAAGATGGATCCGAAGACTGCATCCTCTCCAGAACAAAGTGTATTCTGAGATTTTCCGAAGCATCATTTCAAAAGGAATTTGGTGATTCTGGAGAAAATTCATGCGTCTTCGAAAGTCATCTTTCCATACATTGACGTTCTTCCACTTGTTTTGCGCGTCCCTTTTAATGACTTCCCTTAATCACGATCACGCGATGCTTCGTCTACTTTGTTTTCATAGATACACCAGAAGAGTGTTCCATCGAGCAACGATTGAAAAGATTCATAACTACGTCGTTGTATGGAAATAATTCATCGTTAACCATCCTGAAGTATCAGGTCAAAGAGAGGTCACGATCAGGTGTCTCCCTATAATAACTAAAAATGTTAACATTGCAAAATCTGTGTCTCCGTAAAGCTAATTCGAAGACGAATCGCAGTGTCTTCGACAGGATACTTCAGAAAGTTAATTCGCTTTGTGTCATTGCTCTGGGAAACAATTTGGAACATCCTCTTCAAGAATTAACATCTTTTCTTCAATAACCAATGCGGTGGTAGAATATCGCGTGCAAGGAGGCAAGGACTTGGCCCTTTCAATAAATTCACTACGACACATATTTTCACGTTTAAGAATGCCCTGGCCTTTTAGAGCCTATTGCCTCAACGTTATCCTAATTTCCGACCGCATTGTGTCTTCTAAATTAATCGAGCATCGAGGAGGAAGGACGCGCCAACAAGCGTCAAGAATATCGAAGAACGTCATTACGGAGCCGCATTACTTAGCGTTGGTGTATATGAGTTGTGAGGTGTTTGGACAGATAGTCCGCCCTGGCGAAGCATTTGCCGCACATTTCGCAGTGGTACGGTCTTTCCCCGGTGTGGATACGGAGATGTCTGGTGAGGTCGCTTTTACCGCCGAAAGCGCGGCCGCAGAAGAGACAGACGAACGGTCGTTCGCCCGTGTGCTTACGTACGTGAAGCTTCAGGTTCTCTTTGGACCTGACGCACTTACCGCAAAAGGGGCAGGCGAAGCGACGCTCGCGCCTGTCCACTTCGTGGCTGCTGCGTGCCAGGCTGATCACCGGGTCGGTCGCTTCGGACCGATCGTCGTCCATCGCGTTGTCGTCCGCCTCGCCAACCTCGCTGGTGCTACCACCGCCGGCCGAACGTCCGCCGTGTCCAGCTGGCGCCTCGGTCATCTGCACCTCGACGGCCTCTCCGGGGTTCTCCTGCAGGCTGGCTGTCTCCGACACGCTTTCCTCGCGAGCGTTTTCCGCGAACGGTCCACGAGTTTCCTCTTCTCCGGGATTGGTGGTAGTGTCGCTGCCCGTCTCCACCTGGGAGGGCTCTCCGGTGCTGGACACCTGGTCGCTCCGTTCAGCGGCAGCGGACACCACCATCGCGCTGCTCTGGGGCTCCGGGGCACGCTGGAGTCGCTCCAGAGCGTGGTTCAACCTGTGCTTCTTGAAGGACTTGAGATACCTGAACTGCATCCCGCACACGTCGCAGGTGAACAGCTTGTCCGCCGGCAGCCGTGCCCGATGGTTCTGCTCCCGGTGCTTCACGTAAGCGGACCGGTAGCGGTAACGCTGGCCGCACTGCTCGCAGGTGAACGGCTTGTCGTCGCTCGCTTGGCCGGCATGCTGAAGCAACGCGTGCCGTTCCAGCAACCAGGCGGAAGGAAACGCAGCCAGACATACGCCGCAGCGACGCGCCAGGCCCGCCAATCCGGCGAAACCACCGTGACCTAACAGCGAACCGCTTCCGCCGCTGCCACCACCGGAACGCTCCACCAAGGCACCCCAACCACCTGCCTCCAAACCGAGGGCCAGGGACACCTGAAATGATTGCGGTTTCTTAGATGGAATCTGATTGAGAGATACGGGGCGAATCGACTTTGTTCATGATGTGTTTTTAACACGTTTGCTGCCAACTTCAAAGCATTGCAGACGTATGGGGGTAAAATCCTGTGTGTCATAATATGAAAGGTTGATACTATTTTGATTAGTGTCTAATTCTTTGAATTGGTATGCGATATTGAACATGACTCATTGTaaattttgttgcaaaatttacaatgtttctcttttctttttttaataaaaagtattaCACTTTACCGTTGTACATtaatttacttattttaatttaaaataaatacatgttGACAGTGTTGAAAACGAATtgagttcaaagggttaatcagtGTCATACAGTACGTCCATGATGATTTTTAGATGGCAACGAATGTGTTGAAAGTGTTTTAGACGTGAATTATAGAACAAGGAAATATAGGTACTTTTAAGGtggtttttttttaatgtttgaagGAACATATGTATAATGTGAAATTTTTTTGTAACATTGCTGCTTTGAATAAATAGCCGTTTTGGCAATCACAAAATATAGAAAAGTAAGCGAATAAATATACTcaaaatatagtttaaattTCTAATTGCATGGGAAATTATAAAACAGCATGCGATTTTAGAGCTACAATAGAGAAAAAGATTTTGTTTCAATAATAGAAAAAACTTACCGCATATTTCTGCGTATTGTGTACGCAAATCATTTCTTCGTTTTATCATCCTTAACACGAACACCGAGATAGTGATATAATATACTCTGATGTTACGTAAAagcgtataaataaaaaaaaactttaATTCATCTTcgttgaataaataatattaaaaaaaaaaatttatagaaagaaAAGCAATTCATTACAaaatattaggttgttgcagATGGAATGAGCATCTTACTCACaagattttcaataattataaaaatattattaattgataGAAACGTGTTACAAAGgtctatattttataaaattacaaattatttaaaattatcaattttagtTTATTAGGAAAGCTTATTTAAATTGGACctgtaatatataatatttgattaaaattttaataattttttattaaattctcagTCACATTTGCTGAGCAatattctaatgaaaattttttcaaaaacaatTCGTGAATCCTTGTTTCCTGAATCAcccatttaaaatttttttaattttaaaccatcagattgatatgcaacaacctaacagAATATTGGAAAAGCAAGCGTTATAATAGTTCCATCAGCAAACGATCGGACAGGAGACATCAGAAATCAGACGTCAGGGTTCAATGACCTATTGTTAACACAAACAGTTTGCAGCTTTTATTTCACAAATCGTTAATTTACAACTATGATATGCATTCGTTCGCCTAAGAACCGAAAGAAAAAACGTCATTTTACACGAAACAAGGCGTAGTACCCATAATGATCAGAACGCGTGTCAACGTGGTGACAGTTACGGACAAAAAGTCTTTTCTCGGATATTTTTCGCGTCGAGACCCTGGAGTATTCGTGCACCTGGTACAACCATCTCAAACATCGTCGGTCTACCGACGACGATTGTTTAACAAACCTTCTCAAACACTCATACACGCACGCCGTTGCACGTTGAAACACGTCGGATGGTACAAACATCCCGATGAAAGGTCCAAACCACTCCATCGAACGTGTTCCAACCGTTTTGTTCGAACGTTCTGAAACTTCGTTTACTTCGACAAACAGCAAAATATTCACGCATTCTCGCACAAATTTTTTTGTCTCTTTGTGTTGTTTGAGAAATCGTATTCGAGGGACATGTTCTCGAGTGGCGACTTGGTGTGCACGAGAGCTTTCGGGATATTCCTACGTCCTCTTTGTTCTCGAGGAGCTGTCGCTTCTGACAACGCGTGGACATACGTTTCTCACCTTCGCCATGCTTCCTTTCTTCTCGTTCTTAACATCCGGAGACGATAGAATCCGCGAGTATACAACGAACGCCAGACAGACATAACGCAGAAGCTTTCGGAGCACCATTTTTCTTTCGTCCATCGTCGACACTGCCGTCTCGAATCCGTCGATCTTATTGATCGATCGGTCATTTCGGTACGACAGTTCGCAGCAGGAACGAATTGCGAAAACGAGACGCACTGAATATCGTTCGCGTTTACTGTTTCCCATTCGTGTCATGATGATCGTGCCTTGATAATCCATGTACGTGTCTTATCAAGCCCGGTGATATCTAAGATCAGCAAGGTCGTGCTAGAGTCATGCCTATGCTTCGTATGCATCGGGTGTTCGTGAAATtgacgatattgttattcaatttttattataaaatcttTGTTCATCTTGGTTGTCATTGACGTTTATGTCGAAgtatgagaaaataaatttttaattagtatgcTGGTCATTTTGTACCATTGGAAGTATGATAGAGCCCACAGGATTTcccaaaaatattaaaatattaaaaatatctatttaaaAATAGGTATTTACCTATTACTTTTCAATatctatcatttttcattttttaagctacttttgaaaatatttggaatttagtattttctttttatcttctaagCAAAATTAGCCtatcctaattaattaaaaaaataaaaaaataaaaaggaataatATTACCTACTTATTAAAATTAGTTGAGTTACATTCATAAtgcaaacaaaatattttagGAATTCTGAATTATCCTCAAATGGAAATGTTTTGAtggaaaaattttgtttcaatGAATCAAATCATTATCATAATGAAGTTTCTCGATGAAATTTGAATCATGACTAACAGAACGAAGATTATTCATAAGACCCGTCGGAACATTTACGTAAATCGTACGTGATGCTGTTCTCATCACATTTCACGTCCTGGAGAATCGTTTCGTCGAAAAGAACTTGTCAACTGTCTGAGAAACGAACCGGGACACGTACAGCCAGATAAATCCTTTAAACATTTAGCTTCCATCATCTTCGCGACCTTTTCGAATTTACTTCGAGAAACGTTGTGCGCGTCGGAGAACTTGCATGATCTTAGATTACACTGATTCTAAGTTTACAGGCTCACTCTTGTTATGATGGAAAAGTATGATTAAGAACTATTAATCACTCAACTATAAAATAaagcaaaattctttttttagttATCATAAAAACAGaatgatattaaagaaaattatatatacaGGATATAATTACTTTCAGTTATATATTTTTGCCGTTTAATTATAAgagaaaaattttaagattattaTTAAGGGTATGCAAAATCTTGAATCATctatgcaaaattaaataattgtaacatgATTTCAATAATCTGGAAATtggtaaaaaataatatataatgatagaaaacattttaattaaaatattaatgagaAAATTGCCTTCAAAACGATGAGTTTTTTGCATACCTTCAACAACAATTAAGTTCAAAACAAgttcttaattttcaatttacaaaaataccaaagtaaaaaaattaattaaagaaactaaTATTCCAAATTCTTCacgttaattttctaaaaaaatc
This window encodes:
- the LOC143305405 gene encoding uncharacterized protein LOC143305405 — protein: MQFRYLKSFKKHRLNHALERLQRAPEPQSSAMVVSAAAERSDQVSSTGEPSQVETGSDTTTNPGEEETRGPFAENAREESVSETASLQENPGEAVEVQMTEAPAGHGGRSAGGGSTSEVGEADDNAMDDDRSEATDPVISLARSSHEVDRRERRFACPFCGKCVRSKENLKLHVRKHTGERPFVCLFCGRAFGGKSDLTRHLRIHTGERPYHCEMCGKCFARADYLSKHLTTHIHQR